One genomic segment of Impatiens glandulifera chromosome 6, dImpGla2.1, whole genome shotgun sequence includes these proteins:
- the LOC124943063 gene encoding paraneoplastic antigen Ma6E-like, whose protein sequence is MRQSGQPPKAGDPKAGAASGAGQSGQPPKAGAASGVGQSGQPPKAGADSGVGQSGHSTKAGAASGVGQFGQPPKAGAASWFGQSGHPPKAGAASWVGQSGHPPKAGAASGVRQSGQPPKAGAASGVRQSEQPPPRANPLPRLPTNVFF, encoded by the coding sequence ATGAGGCAATCTGGGCAGCCGCCTAAGGCCGGCGACCCTAAGGCCGGGGCAGCCTCTGGGGCGGGACAATCTGGGCAGCCACCTAAGGCCGGGGCCGCCTCTGGGGTGGGACAATCTGGGCAACCGCCTAAGGCTGGGGCCGACTCTGGGGTGGGACAATCTGGGCATTCGACTAAGGCTGGGGCCGCCTCTGGGGTGGGACAATTTGGGCAGCCACCTAAGGCCGGGGCCGCCTCTTGGTTTGGGCAATCTGGGCATCCGCCTAAGGCCGGGGCTGCCTCTTGGGTGGGACAATCTGGGCATCCTCCTAAGGCCGGGGCTGCCTCTGGGGTGAGGCAATCTGGGCAGCCGCCTAAGGCCGGGGCCGCCTCTGGGGTGAGGCAATCTGAGCAGCCGCCCCCTAGGGCCAATCCCCTCCCCAGACTCCCTACAAATGTGTtcttttag